One genomic segment of Micromonospora sp. WMMC415 includes these proteins:
- the gdhA gene encoding NADP-specific glutamate dehydrogenase, with product MPETVETVFARVVTRNPGEPEFHQAVREVLESIGPALARHPEYAEARIIERICEPERQVIFRVPWEDDHGRVRVNRGFRVEFNSALGPFKGGLRFHPSVYLGIVKFLGFEQIFKNALTGLPIGGGKGGADFDPKGRSDREVMRFCQSFMTELYRHIGAQTDVPAGDIGVGSREIGYLFGQYKRITNRYESGVLTGKGLAYGGAQARREATGYGAVFFAEEMLKQTGDGMDGKRVVVSGSGNVAIYAVEKVHQLGGTVVACSDSNGYVLDEKGIDLELLRELKEERRTRLEDYVRHVPHAVAVAGRTVWEVPCDVALPCATQNEIGGAEAAELVAGGCVAVVEGANMPTTPEAVRILGRAGVRFAPGKAANAGGVAVSALEMQQNASRDSWTFAQSEQRLRETMRDIHARCWATAEEYGLPGDYVAGANINGFRRVAEAMLAHGVV from the coding sequence ATGCCGGAGACCGTCGAGACGGTGTTCGCCCGGGTGGTCACCCGGAACCCGGGTGAGCCGGAGTTCCACCAGGCGGTTCGGGAGGTGTTGGAGAGCATCGGGCCGGCCCTGGCGCGACACCCGGAGTACGCCGAGGCGCGGATCATCGAGCGCATCTGCGAGCCGGAACGGCAGGTGATCTTCCGGGTGCCGTGGGAGGACGACCACGGCCGGGTGCGGGTGAACCGGGGCTTCCGGGTCGAGTTCAACAGCGCGCTCGGCCCGTTCAAGGGTGGGCTGCGTTTCCACCCGTCGGTGTACCTGGGGATCGTCAAGTTCCTGGGCTTCGAGCAGATCTTCAAGAACGCGCTGACCGGGCTGCCGATCGGCGGCGGCAAGGGTGGGGCGGACTTCGACCCGAAGGGCCGCTCGGACCGGGAGGTGATGCGCTTCTGCCAGAGTTTCATGACGGAGCTCTACCGGCACATCGGTGCGCAGACCGACGTGCCGGCCGGGGACATCGGCGTGGGCAGCCGGGAGATCGGCTACCTGTTCGGGCAGTACAAGCGGATCACCAACCGCTACGAGTCGGGGGTGCTCACCGGTAAGGGCCTGGCGTACGGGGGTGCGCAGGCGCGCCGCGAGGCGACCGGGTACGGGGCGGTGTTCTTCGCCGAGGAGATGTTGAAGCAGACCGGGGACGGCATGGACGGCAAGCGGGTGGTGGTCTCCGGCTCGGGCAACGTGGCGATCTACGCGGTCGAGAAGGTGCACCAGCTCGGCGGGACGGTGGTGGCCTGTTCCGACTCGAACGGGTACGTGCTCGACGAGAAGGGCATCGACCTGGAGCTGCTGCGGGAGTTGAAGGAGGAGCGCCGGACCCGGCTGGAGGACTACGTACGCCATGTGCCGCACGCGGTCGCGGTCGCCGGCCGTACCGTCTGGGAGGTGCCCTGCGACGTGGCCCTGCCGTGCGCGACGCAGAACGAGATCGGCGGCGCGGAGGCCGCGGAGCTCGTCGCCGGCGGCTGCGTCGCGGTGGTCGAGGGGGCCAACATGCCGACCACCCCGGAGGCGGTGCGGATCCTCGGGCGGGCGGGGGTGCGGTTCGCCCCGGGCAAGGCGGCGAACGCGGGCGGGGTGGCGGTGAGCGCGCTGGAGATGCAGCAGAACGCCAGCCGCGACTCGTGGACCTTCGCGCAGTCGGAGCAGCGGCTGCGGGAGACGATGCGGGACATCCACGCCCGCTGCTGGGCGACCGCCGAGGAGTACGGGCTGCCCGGTGACTACGTGGCCGGGGCGAACATCAACGGGTTCCGCCGGGTGGCGGAGGCGATGCTGGCGCACGGGGTGGTGTGA
- a CDS encoding DUF4012 domain-containing protein yields MRESEAPRRRRGRSRRRRQARLRRALLAALVAGSVLLVSAGWVGFRGWQARAHLVNAAGLARDLSAQVVTGDTERARRTLAALQEQAAAARAATGDPGWRLGRQAPYAGDNLVAVRQIAVAIDDLAREAFPALLRTDLSTLLPKAGRLDVQRLRALSTDLAAIDATVRRSRASLAEVPTAGLVDQVRAALAGLRGEIDRLAGLTAAAGQATRLLPPLLGVDGPRSYLLVSQNPAELRATGGLIGAYALLHAEGGRVRLGRQGTSAQLGRFTKVLKVPEEVRALWGDLPGIYPADVNLTPHFPTAAALYREMYRRKTGTAVDGVLAVDPVVLSYLLKATGPVMVPGGVPLAADTVVRTLLSEAYQRLDLREQDEYFATAAASVFHTLFTKNVDPMGLLSAFDRSVTERRILFWSARPEEQRTLGDSRMAGVLPEKDTVPTVGVFLNDGSGAKLGYYLRPEATLTVGDCQDDGSRELRLRVTLRSTAPKTGLSESVLGLGLAGDPYTVRTLVSVYSPAGGGVQGARLDGADLPVGTGTERKRQVATANIEVPPGASRTVEVTVHTAKTGSGTAELWLTPTATPWTTQVTTAPSCDQ; encoded by the coding sequence GTGAGGGAGAGCGAGGCACCGCGTCGACGGCGCGGTCGATCCCGCCGGCGTCGGCAGGCCCGCCTGCGGCGCGCGCTGCTCGCCGCTCTGGTGGCCGGTTCGGTGCTGCTGGTCTCGGCCGGCTGGGTCGGCTTCCGGGGCTGGCAGGCCCGCGCCCACCTGGTCAACGCCGCGGGGCTCGCCCGTGACCTCAGCGCCCAGGTGGTCACCGGGGACACCGAGCGGGCCCGGCGCACGCTCGCCGCGCTGCAGGAACAGGCTGCCGCCGCCCGCGCGGCCACCGGCGACCCCGGTTGGCGGCTCGGCCGGCAGGCCCCGTACGCCGGGGACAACCTGGTGGCCGTCCGGCAGATCGCCGTCGCCATCGACGACCTGGCCCGGGAGGCGTTCCCGGCGCTGCTGCGGACCGACCTGAGCACCCTGCTGCCGAAGGCGGGGCGGCTCGACGTCCAGCGGCTGCGCGCCCTCTCCACCGACCTCGCGGCGATCGACGCCACCGTGCGACGGAGCCGGGCGAGTCTCGCCGAGGTGCCCACCGCCGGCCTGGTCGACCAGGTCCGGGCGGCCCTCGCCGGCCTGCGGGGAGAGATCGACCGGCTCGCCGGCCTGACCGCCGCGGCCGGCCAGGCCACCCGGCTGTTACCGCCGCTGCTCGGTGTCGACGGCCCGCGCAGCTACCTGCTGGTCTCGCAGAACCCCGCCGAACTCCGGGCCACCGGCGGCCTCATCGGCGCGTACGCCCTGTTGCACGCCGAGGGCGGGCGGGTGCGGCTCGGCCGCCAGGGCACGAGCGCGCAGCTCGGCCGGTTCACCAAGGTACTGAAGGTCCCGGAGGAGGTCCGCGCCCTCTGGGGTGACCTGCCCGGGATCTATCCGGCCGACGTCAACCTCACCCCGCACTTCCCGACGGCGGCCGCTCTCTACCGGGAGATGTACCGCCGAAAGACCGGGACGGCCGTGGACGGTGTCCTCGCCGTCGACCCGGTCGTCCTGTCGTACCTGCTGAAGGCCACCGGCCCGGTCATGGTTCCCGGCGGGGTGCCGCTGGCGGCGGACACCGTGGTGCGGACGTTGCTCAGCGAGGCCTATCAACGCCTCGACCTGCGTGAGCAGGACGAGTACTTCGCGACCGCCGCGGCATCGGTGTTCCACACGCTGTTCACGAAGAATGTCGACCCGATGGGGCTATTGTCCGCATTTGACCGTAGTGTCACCGAACGCCGGATATTGTTCTGGAGTGCCCGACCTGAAGAGCAACGGACGCTCGGCGACAGCCGGATGGCCGGGGTGCTTCCGGAGAAGGACACCGTGCCGACGGTCGGCGTGTTCCTCAACGACGGCAGCGGCGCGAAGCTCGGCTACTACCTCCGGCCGGAGGCGACCCTGACGGTCGGCGACTGCCAGGACGACGGAAGCAGGGAACTGCGGTTGCGGGTCACCCTGCGCTCGACGGCGCCGAAGACGGGACTCAGCGAGTCCGTGCTCGGTCTCGGCCTGGCGGGCGATCCCTACACCGTCCGCACGCTCGTGTCGGTCTACAGCCCGGCCGGCGGCGGCGTGCAGGGCGCGCGGCTCGACGGCGCCGACCTCCCGGTGGGCACCGGCACCGAGCGGAAACGGCAGGTGGCCACGGCGAACATCGAAGTCCCACCGGGGGCCTCCCGGACCGTCGAGGTGACCGTGCACACCGCGAAGACCGGCAGTGGGACGGCCGAACTGTGGCTGACCCCCACCGCCACTCCATGGACCACCCAAGTAACTACCGCACCAAGCTGTGACCAGTAG
- a CDS encoding glycosyltransferase family 4 protein has translation MRIGILSYHFPPEPAFIPGSLAEELARRGHEVRVLTGFPDYPGGHIYPGWRQRWHHETRSERLTVRRVPRYAGGDGSVRSRMAGYLSFAGSASLVGRRFLAGVDALYVHQPPATAFAAAALLRLLGRVPTVLHVQDVWAEEEPAAGEQGRWKARVAGAMARTYRAADRVAVAAPSMRELVVAAGADPARVDVVLNWTDERIFQPARPSPAARRLVRRDDRCVVMHAGTIGARQGLETAVRAAVALDRTMDLVLVGSGEQERRVRGLAAELRADNVRFVERRSPLDMPELYAAADYQLVMLRDLPELRSTLPGKLQAALSCAAPVVVSAGGDAAELVERARAGLSCPPEDWATLADRFWLAATIPSGARAEMGRRGREAYLRQMSMQAGVDRIERLLYEAAAR, from the coding sequence ATGAGGATCGGCATCCTGTCGTACCACTTTCCACCGGAACCGGCCTTCATCCCCGGCAGCCTCGCCGAGGAGCTGGCCCGCCGTGGCCACGAGGTGCGGGTGCTGACCGGCTTCCCGGACTATCCGGGCGGCCACATCTATCCGGGGTGGCGCCAGCGCTGGCACCACGAGACCCGCAGCGAGCGGCTGACCGTGCGCCGGGTGCCCCGCTACGCCGGGGGAGACGGGTCGGTCCGGAGCCGGATGGCCGGCTACCTGTCGTTCGCCGGCAGCGCGTCCCTGGTCGGCCGGCGGTTCCTCGCCGGCGTCGACGCCCTCTACGTGCACCAGCCGCCGGCGACCGCGTTCGCCGCCGCGGCCCTGCTGCGGCTGCTCGGCCGGGTGCCGACCGTCCTGCACGTGCAGGACGTGTGGGCCGAGGAGGAGCCCGCCGCCGGCGAGCAGGGCCGGTGGAAGGCCCGGGTGGCCGGGGCGATGGCGCGGACCTACCGGGCGGCCGACCGGGTCGCGGTCGCCGCACCGTCGATGCGCGAGCTGGTGGTGGCCGCCGGGGCCGACCCGGCCCGGGTCGACGTGGTCCTCAACTGGACCGACGAGCGGATCTTCCAGCCGGCCCGACCCAGCCCGGCCGCGCGACGGCTGGTCCGCCGGGACGACCGGTGCGTGGTCATGCACGCCGGCACCATCGGCGCGCGACAGGGCCTGGAGACGGCGGTACGGGCGGCCGTGGCGCTCGACCGCACGATGGATCTGGTCCTGGTGGGGTCGGGCGAGCAGGAGCGGCGGGTGCGGGGGCTCGCCGCCGAGTTGCGCGCCGACAACGTGCGGTTCGTCGAGCGGCGCTCGCCGCTGGACATGCCGGAGCTGTACGCCGCCGCCGACTACCAGCTGGTCATGCTGCGGGACCTGCCGGAGCTGCGCAGCACCCTGCCCGGGAAGCTCCAGGCGGCGCTCTCCTGCGCGGCGCCGGTCGTCGTGTCGGCCGGCGGGGACGCCGCCGAGCTGGTCGAGCGGGCCCGTGCCGGGTTGTCCTGCCCGCCGGAGGACTGGGCGACGCTCGCCGACCGTTTCTGGCTGGCCGCCACGATCCCGTCGGGCGCCCGGGCCGAGATGGGCCGCCGGGGCCGCGAGGCGTACCTGCGGCAGATGTCCATGCAGGCCGGTGTGGACCGCATCGAGCGGCTGCTGTACGAGGCCGCCGCTCGCTGA
- a CDS encoding low molecular weight phosphatase family protein encodes MIDRVLFVCHANLCRSPMAEYLARRLLADRPVEVASAGTDAVDDLSMHPYAAEVAAGTGADPTGFRTRRLRREHLTGATLVLTATRRQRSVCATLAPAVLHRTFTLRQFGRLAAAAEPASTPADDPLRAAVEAAARARGRLQPAAPDADDLRDPIGGTAADFRRCAEEIERSLRPLAALIGTAG; translated from the coding sequence ATGATCGACCGGGTGCTGTTCGTCTGCCACGCCAACCTGTGCCGGTCACCGATGGCCGAGTACCTGGCCCGACGGCTGCTGGCCGACCGCCCGGTCGAGGTGGCCAGCGCCGGCACCGACGCCGTCGACGACCTGTCCATGCACCCGTACGCGGCCGAGGTCGCGGCCGGGACCGGCGCGGACCCGACCGGGTTCCGCACCCGCCGGTTGCGCCGCGAGCACCTGACCGGCGCGACGCTGGTGCTGACCGCGACCCGGCGCCAACGTTCGGTGTGCGCCACCCTCGCCCCGGCCGTACTGCACCGGACGTTCACCCTGCGCCAGTTCGGGCGGCTCGCCGCCGCGGCGGAGCCGGCGTCGACGCCGGCCGACGACCCGCTGCGCGCCGCGGTCGAGGCCGCCGCCCGCGCCCGGGGGCGACTGCAACCAGCCGCCCCCGACGCGGATGACCTGCGGGACCCGATCGGCGGCACGGCCGCCGACTTCCGACGCTGCGCCGAGGAGATCGAACGGTCGCTGCGACCCCTCGCGGCGCTCATCGGGACAGCCGGGTGA
- a CDS encoding polysaccharide biosynthesis tyrosine autokinase — protein sequence MDLYRHLRLVRRHWWIVLVTLLVAMGVTALVTVRAQPRYVASVTFFVTTPSQGVTDAYQGGLFLQQRVKSYAELLTSDRLAQSVVADNPVGLTAEQVQRRVSTSTEAGTVLLRASVTDTDQTRALRVTEALSAKFVELVQKVETTPDGKAGPIKIEVVSGPRVSPTPVSPQPVRNFAIGALIGLLAGVGLAILRGLADVRLRDAAGLQRVTGSPLLGEIPYEGTAKASPLIVGEAATSARAEAVRKLRTNLRFVDVHEPARVIAVTSALQGEGKTTLSCNLAIALAEAGWRVLLVDADLRRPKVGDYLGLDNGVGLTDVLVGDVQVGDVVQRWGDKSLLVLPSGSAPPNPSELLGSKAMADLLLALRESADIVIIDTAPLLAVTDGVVVAVQADGALLVTQQGRTSRSQVATAARSLHSVSVRLLGCVLNMAKVPKAEAYQYEAYRVVAAAEPPAVPAERVAGPRHAGQPGVVSDHTQELTRLSR from the coding sequence ATGGACCTGTACCGCCACCTCCGCCTCGTGCGCCGGCACTGGTGGATCGTCCTCGTCACGCTCCTGGTCGCGATGGGCGTCACCGCCCTGGTCACCGTCCGGGCCCAGCCCCGGTACGTCGCCTCGGTGACCTTCTTCGTCACCACGCCCAGCCAGGGGGTGACCGACGCCTACCAGGGCGGTCTGTTCCTCCAGCAGCGCGTGAAGTCGTACGCGGAACTGCTGACCAGCGACCGCCTCGCGCAGAGCGTGGTGGCCGACAACCCGGTCGGGCTCACCGCCGAGCAGGTCCAGCGACGGGTGAGCACCTCCACCGAGGCCGGTACGGTCCTGCTGCGCGCCTCGGTCACCGACACCGACCAGACCCGCGCGCTGCGGGTCACCGAGGCCCTGTCGGCGAAGTTCGTCGAACTGGTGCAGAAGGTCGAGACCACACCGGACGGCAAGGCCGGCCCGATCAAGATCGAGGTCGTCAGTGGGCCGCGGGTCAGCCCGACCCCGGTTTCCCCGCAGCCGGTCCGCAACTTCGCGATCGGAGCGCTGATCGGCCTGCTCGCCGGTGTCGGCCTGGCGATCCTCCGCGGGCTCGCCGACGTCCGGCTGCGCGACGCCGCCGGTCTCCAGCGCGTCACCGGCAGTCCGCTGCTCGGGGAGATCCCGTACGAGGGCACGGCGAAGGCCTCCCCGCTGATCGTCGGTGAGGCCGCCACCTCCGCCCGGGCCGAGGCGGTCCGGAAACTGCGGACGAACCTGCGCTTCGTCGACGTGCACGAGCCGGCCCGGGTCATCGCCGTCACCAGCGCGTTGCAGGGCGAGGGGAAGACGACCCTCTCCTGCAACCTCGCCATCGCGCTGGCCGAGGCCGGCTGGCGGGTGCTGCTGGTCGACGCGGACCTGCGTCGCCCGAAGGTCGGCGACTACCTCGGGCTGGACAACGGCGTCGGGCTCACCGACGTGTTGGTCGGCGACGTGCAGGTCGGGGACGTCGTCCAGCGCTGGGGCGACAAGTCACTGCTGGTGCTGCCCAGCGGTTCGGCTCCGCCCAACCCGAGCGAACTGCTCGGCTCGAAGGCGATGGCCGACCTGCTGCTGGCGCTGCGCGAATCGGCCGACATCGTCATCATCGACACCGCGCCGCTGCTCGCCGTCACCGACGGCGTCGTGGTCGCCGTCCAGGCCGACGGCGCCCTGCTGGTGACCCAGCAGGGCCGGACGTCCCGCTCGCAGGTGGCCACCGCCGCCCGGTCGCTGCACTCGGTCTCGGTGCGGCTGCTCGGCTGCGTCCTCAACATGGCCAAGGTGCCGAAGGCCGAGGCCTACCAGTACGAGGCCTACCGGGTGGTCGCGGCCGCGGAGCCGCCCGCCGTGCCGGCCGAGCGGGTCGCCGGTCCCCGGCACGCCGGGCAGCCGGGCGTGGTCAGCGACCACACGCAGGAACTCACCCGGCTGTCCCGATGA